Genomic segment of Edaphobacter bradus:
TCGCGTCAGCCGCGACTTCACCGTTCCGAGATTCACATCCAGAATCTCGGCAATCTCTTCATACGCAAAGCCTTCAATCTCGCGCAATACCACTACCGTCCGGAAGGCCTCTGGAAGCTGCCGCAGCGCCGCCTCCACTCTCTCCCTCATCTCGGCGTGCACCGCATAGTCGAACGGGCTTTCGCCTTGATCGGCCAGCGTCGCGTTCAGCGACAGGCTCCTGCCGTCCTCTTCCACACATGGCGAGTCAATCGTCAGCTCCTGCTTTTTGTGCCGCGACCACCACCGCCGCTGGTTTGAGGCCTCGTGCAGCGCAATCCGGTATAGCCACGTCCGCAGGCTCGACTCGCCATGAAAGCTTCGTATGCTGCGGAAGACCTTGATGAACACTTCCTGCGTAATGTCAGCGGCGTCGGAGGGATCGGTCAGGCTGCGCGCGATCAGCGAGTACAGCGGCTGATGGTATTGGGCGATCAGAATCGCGAACGCCTCCTCGGAGCCGGCCTTAAGGTCGGCAACGAGTGCTGCGTCTTCGGTCCTGATGCCAATCGCGCTGGCCAGATTTCCCACGAGTGTGCCCGCCTGCATTTCGGGTGTCCTTTAAAGTACGACGTCTTCAAACCAGTTGCAAATCGTAGCCCTCAGAGCGAACGGGAAACAACGCCGGCGGCGGCCGAGTGCTCGCTCACTCTATATTCCTTAGACACCGGAAGATAGCCATTTGTTTCCTCATCCGTTTGACGAATGCCGCGCCTTCCTCCAGAATAGATAGAGTCCTTCCGCGTAAGAGTGGGCCTGTGGCGCAGCTGGGAGCGCGCTTCCATGGCATGGAAGAGGTCATCGGTTCGATCCCGATCAGGTCCACCAAATTCCCTTCAAAAGTCAGACGTCTGGCT
This window contains:
- a CDS encoding sigma-70 family RNA polymerase sigma factor, encoding MQAGTLVGNLASAIGIRTEDAALVADLKAGSEEAFAILIAQYHQPLYSLIARSLTDPSDAADITQEVFIKVFRSIRSFHGESSLRTWLYRIALHEASNQRRWWSRHKKQELTIDSPCVEEDGRSLSLNATLADQGESPFDYAVHAEMRERVEAALRQLPEAFRTVVVLREIEGFAYEEIAEILDVNLGTVKSRLTRGRSALRALLVDQERGSTPLMHANTSRETATQ